The DNA sequence GCCGCGAACGCACCGTCCGAGCTTCAGGCCCGCGCCATGGGCGGCCGCGGCAGCTGCGGGATCATCGCGGTCTGGACGGGCGGACGACACTGACGTCGCCGCCCGGCGCGGCATAGGCCGCACCCGCATTGTGTTCGTAGACCAACGCGCCGCCGCTGTGCCCGACGCGATACCCCATCCCCATCAGGACCACGGCGCCCACGACCGTCAGCGCGCGGCCAGCGGTGCCCACGCCGCGCGGCGCGAACCCGACCAGCGTGATGGCCAGTAGGGCGATCGACGCCGCCAAGAAGGCCTCGGCGGACTCCTCGTGCGCTTCGAACGCGGGCTCGGGCACCACCGCCTCAACGCGATCTTCCTGCTGCTCGCCGGTCTCCAAGGCCAACCACGAACTGCCCGCGAGGCCTGCGACGAGCACGGTGGTCATGCCCCACGCCACCAAGGGCCGGCTGCCGCGCCTGATGGCAATCAGCGCGCCAATCGCGAAGATTGGAGCCAGCACCGCGAACACGATCGGGAAGTGGACGACAGCGGGGTGCAGCGGGGTAGGCAGGAACGACATCTGGACCTCCGGGTGGTGCGACGGCCCGGTGCCATCGCGTGGAGGCAGAGTCGCGGATTCGCGCGGCGCGCACCATCCGACAAGTGTCGGATGTGATGCTGCTGCGACACTTGTCGGAGAGTTTCGGAGGTCTGGTGGACCTGGATGAGGAGTCGGGTGACGACCTGAGGCGCGTGCGCCTGATAGTGATTCCCATTCTCAGCGCGGTCGCCGTGCTGGGAACGCTCGACCTCATCTCTGACGCCCCGACGACGTGGAAGTCGATGCACGTGCTGCTCGAGCTCTCGCTGATCGCCGTCAGCGCAGGCGGCGCGATTGCCCTCGCTGCCGGCTGGGGCCGCGCGGCCGACTCGCTGGCCCAGAGCCGCCGCGAGCTGCGCGCCGAACGCGCCGAGGCGGCGGAGTGGCGCGCCAAGGCGGAGTCGGCCCTGCACGGCTTCCGCGCGGCCATCCAGGAGCAGTTCGGCCGCTGGGGGCTCACGCCGGTCGAGCAGGAAGTCGCGATGCTGATCCTGCAGGGGCTGGGCCACAAACAGATTGCGTTCGCCACGAATCGCAGCGAACGCACGGTACGCCAACATGCAGTGGCGGTGTACCAGAAATCTGGACTTGCGGGCCGCGCGGAACTCGCGGCGTTCTTCCTTGAAGGACTGCGGGGCGGCGCCGACTAGCGGCGCGCGCCCATGCCCTTCACGTACACGTCAAACCACGCTGTCCAGCGCGCCCACAAGTCGAGATCGCTCTCGAACGTCGCGACGCTGTGGTCCTCGTACGGGTACATGTAGAGCGCCGAGGTCTTGCCGTGGCCCTGGAGCGCCTGCTGCATCTTGATGGACGACATCGGATGCGTGCCGGCGTTCTGGTCCTCGGTGGCGTGGTAGAGGAGCAGCGCCCCCGAGAGCTGGTCGGCGCGGAGCAATGCCGAGAGGTCGAGGTACATCTCCTGCTCTTCCCAGAAGTTGCGGCGCTCGCTCTGGAAGCCGAAGGGCGTCAGCGTGCGGTTGTACATGCCGTCGCCGGCGATGCCCGCCTTGAAGATGTCCATGCGCGTCATCGCGTTGACGGTGCTGAACGCCCCGTAGCTGTGGCCGCCGAGGCCCACGAGGTCGCGCGCGACGAACCCGGAGTCGACCATCGCATTGACGACGGCGTGCAGGCCCTCGGTGAGGTCGCGGACGTAGTTGTCGTTCATGCGGCCGCTGTCGCCGAAGATCGGGATGTCCGGCGTGATCAGCGCGTAGCCCGCGGCGACCCAGAGTTCCGTCGAGCTCGCCGGCCGCAGCTGCGGCACGGCGGGGAACTGATTGATGTTGACGTTC is a window from the Pseudogemmatithrix spongiicola genome containing:
- a CDS encoding helix-turn-helix transcriptional regulator, which encodes MIPILSAVAVLGTLDLISDAPTTWKSMHVLLELSLIAVSAGGAIALAAGWGRAADSLAQSRRELRAERAEAAEWRAKAESALHGFRAAIQEQFGRWGLTPVEQEVAMLILQGLGHKQIAFATNRSERTVRQHAVAVYQKSGLAGRAELAAFFLEGLRGGAD
- a CDS encoding DUF2231 domain-containing protein codes for the protein MSFLPTPLHPAVVHFPIVFAVLAPIFAIGALIAIRRGSRPLVAWGMTTVLVAGLAGSSWLALETGEQQEDRVEAVVPEPAFEAHEESAEAFLAASIALLAITLVGFAPRGVGTAGRALTVVGAVVLMGMGYRVGHSGGALVYEHNAGAAYAAPGGDVSVVRPSRPR